Part of the Syntrophales bacterium genome is shown below.
AACAGCGTTGAAACGGATATTCCTCGACACCGGCCGGGCCCATGTCATCGGGATAACCGGTTCCCCCGGTGCCGGGAAGAGCACCCTCGTTGACGCGATGATCACCTCGTTCCGGAAAATGGGAAAAACGGTCGGCGTCCTGGCCGTTGATCCGACCTCCCCCTTCACCGGCGGCGCAATCCTCGGCGACCGCATCCGGATGCAGCGCCATGCGGAGGATCCGGGCGTTTTCGTCCGGAGCCTCGCCACGCGCGGCGCCCTGGGAGGGCTTTCGAAGGCGGTGGGCGACGCGGTGCATGTGCTCGACGTGATGGGCAAGGATCTTATCCTGATCGAAACCGTCGGCACAGGCCAGCAGGAGGTGGAGATAATCAACCACTCCCATACGGTTATCGTCGTCCTCGTCCCCGGCATGGGGGATGAAATACAGGCGATCAAGGCGGGAATCATGGAAATCGCCGACATCTTTGTGATCAACAAGGCGGATCGGGACGGCGCCAACCAACTGGCCAACGAGCTGGGTTCGATGCTGAACATGGCCCCCGCCTTTCCCGGAGGCTGGCGGCCCCCGGTCGTCAAGATCGGGAGCTGCTTTGAGCCGCAGTCTTTTACGCCCAGCATCGAGGAGCTGACAGGCGCGATCGCCGATCACTATCG
Proteins encoded:
- the meaB gene encoding methylmalonyl Co-A mutase-associated GTPase MeaB, translating into MTKNMEEAEQLKKIKAGDVRTASRLIRNIEDELPEARTALKRIFLDTGRAHVIGITGSPGAGKSTLVDAMITSFRKMGKTVGVLAVDPTSPFTGGAILGDRIRMQRHAEDPGVFVRSLATRGALGGLSKAVGDAVHVLDVMGKDLILIETVGTGQQEVEIINHSHTVIVVLVPGMGDEIQAIKAGIMEIADIFVINKADRDGANQLANELGSMLNMAPAFPGGWRPPVVKIGSCFEPQSFTPSIEELTGAIADHYRRLEETGLLGDRMKRKAMVEIGEALRDAILTPILRELTKSGEMDLIVERLLKRESDPYTIAEEAARRYLK